Part of the Terriglobales bacterium genome is shown below.
CGAATCCGTGCCATCCTGCGCAGAACGCGTGAAGCCGCAACTCGCGGGCCTGATGACAAGCTAAAGGTCGGCGACGTTGAGCTAGATCCTGGCACGCGCAAGGTGCAGCGCGCGGGCGAGAAGGTCGAGCTCACCGCAGTGGAGTTCAATTTGCTCGAGCAGTTGCTGCGCTCGGCCGGCCGGGTAGTCGAGCGCGAGAATCTCGCGCAGGAGGTATTGGGCCGCAAACTCTCGGCACTCGATCGGAGTCTGGATGTCCACGTGAGCAATCTGCGAAAGAAACTCGGCGACCGGTCTGACGGCGAAGAACGTATCCAGACTATCCGTGGCGTGGGTTACATCTATCCGTTGGCAGAGAAGAGCGCGAACTGAGTGATGAGGAGCATCTTTCTCAAGATCTTTCTCTGGTTCTGGCTCACCATGGTGCTCATCGCGCTAGCCTTTGCCGTTGTGCTGAATCTTGAAAGTGAAGTAAATCCTACACGTCAGTCGCTCACGGGAGATGCCGTAGCTTTGTACGCCTCATCTGCCGCCGAGGTATTCGAACGGCACGGAGCGCAAGCTGCGAGTGACTTTTTACGGCAGCTGAACCAAAGCTCGCACATTCGCGCTGTGCTGCTCAGCGATGACTTGCATAATCTTGCTGGCGACCTTGCAAATCCCGATTCGGATCTACTTGCGCAAGCGAAGTCGACTGGCCAAACTCAGATCGAAATGCATGGCAACTTTGCTTTTGCGGTTGCGCCAACTCAGAGCGTATCCGGCAAGCGTTACCTCTTCGCCGCGGAATTGCCGCGACGCGCTCCTGGGATCTTTCGTGGTACCTTGCGGCAACAGCTCTTGCGTTGGACCCTGGCCGTCCTGATCTCGGGCATGGTGTGTTACGCGCTCACGCGGTATCTCACGTACCCCGTTCTGCGTTTGCGCTCTGCCGCAAGCAGCATTGCTGCTGGCGACTTCGCAGCTCGCGCAGCACCTGGCCTGGGCAGCCGGCGCGATGAGATGGGCGAACTGGTACGCGACTTCAACCAAATGGCGGAGAGAATCCAGCGCCTGATGGACGCGCAACAGCAATTGCTTCGCGACATATCCCACGAACTGCGGTCGCCATTGGCGCGCTTGAATGTCGCCCTTGGGCTGGCAAGGAAATGGGCAGGAGAACAGGCTACCTCAGCGCTGGATCGCATCGAGCA
Proteins encoded:
- a CDS encoding response regulator transcription factor, whose amino-acid sequence is MERILIVDDDVDLYQLVTQFLEPEGFQVEAAHDGPKGLERAVSGDYSLIVLDLMLPDMGGLEVLRNLRLKSNVPVLILTARGEDIDRIVGLEIGADDYLPKPFNPRELLARIRAILRRTREAATRGPDDKLKVGDVELDPGTRKVQRAGEKVELTAVEFNLLEQLLRSAGRVVERENLAQEVLGRKLSALDRSLDVHVSNLRKKLGDRSDGEERIQTIRGVGYIYPLAEKSAN
- a CDS encoding ATP-binding protein — its product is MRSIFLKIFLWFWLTMVLIALAFAVVLNLESEVNPTRQSLTGDAVALYASSAAEVFERHGAQAASDFLRQLNQSSHIRAVLLSDDLHNLAGDLANPDSDLLAQAKSTGQTQIEMHGNFAFAVAPTQSVSGKRYLFAAELPRRAPGIFRGTLRQQLLRWTLAVLISGMVCYALTRYLTYPVLRLRSAASSIAAGDFAARAAPGLGSRRDEMGELVRDFNQMAERIQRLMDAQQQLLRDISHELRSPLARLNVALGLARKWAGEQATSALDRIEQESERLNEMIGRLLTLARVKALVDPPQHVTVSLRALLDQIAQDAGFEASAKHCQVHVEGAEDCEVRGSHELLHSAIENVVRNSVRYAPPESNIQIELRCDGKLSRVVVRDHGPGVPEAELSKIFRPFYRLSDAREHRSGGTGIGLAITQEVARLHGGSVSARNAQPHGLMVEIELPRASVS